Proteins from a single region of Thunnus albacares chromosome 16, fThuAlb1.1, whole genome shotgun sequence:
- the mtif3 gene encoding translation initiation factor IF-3, mitochondrial isoform X1: protein MNHRLNVDTTVLTLVILTADICQNDRSTNSAEIQIGVKFPKTMYAGCVRWMLSHTVRAACGGSPGYRIPASRFLICTERSNAAAATTWRWSPFSTAVDDAEQTPAPKKKKQDPRAHATITSVGRKIPQREIQVISETGENMGTMHRAHVLKIMDEKGLKLVVLSEHKDPPVYRLMSGKQIHEEQLRLREKQKAKAAPVQVKEVTLTSGIGTHDLTTKLKQVESWLEKKHHVRITLRSGRMHPADNLDTNLEQIVQQMEVMVGFVSKPKVIRDGQAAMCVIRPPSAKELSQMKKNKTSPSQSANSSSQAAQPKTPSPVSNTDTTEGSTQQ from the exons ATGAACCATCGGTTAAATGTGGACACAACCGTCCTAACATTGGTTATTTTAACTGCAGACATTTGTCAGAACGACAGGTCAACCAACTCAGCTGAAATCCAAATAGGTGTAAAATTTCCCAAA ACTATGTATGCAGGTTGCGTGAGGTGGATGCTAAGCCACACGGTGAGAGCTGCGTGTGGAGGCAGTCCTGGCTACAGGATACCAGCATCAAGGTTCCTCATATGCACTGAAAGATCTAATGCTGCCGCCGCCACCACTTGGAGATGGTCTCCGTTCTCCACAGCGGTAGACGACGCAGAACAGACTCCTGCAccgaagaaaaaaaagcaggatcCCCGGGCACATGCCACGATCACCAGCGTCGGCCGCAAGATCCCGCAGCGTGAGATACAGGTGATCAGTGAGACAGGCGAGAACATGGGCACCATGCACCGTGCACATGTGCTCAAAATCATGGATGAGAAAGGTCTGAAATTGGTGGTGCTCAGTGAACATAAAGACCCTCCCGTGTACCGTCTGATGAGCGGCAAACAGATCCACGAGGAACAGCTgaggctgagagagaaacagaaagctAAAGCAG CCCCCGTGCAGGTGAAAGAAGTCACCCTTACATCTGGCATCGGCACTCACGACCTCACAACCAAACTGAAACAAGTGGAGAGCTGGCTGGAGAAGAAGCACCACGTTCGGATCACTCTGCGGTCGGGACGTATGCATCCCGCAGACAACCTG GACACAAATCTGGAGCAGATAGTGCAACAAATGGAGGTAATGGTGGGATTTGTTTCCAAGCCAAAAGTCATACGTGATGGTCAAGCAGCCATGTGTGTCATCCGACCACCTTCAGCCAAGGAACTGTcgcaaatgaagaaaaataagacTTCACCGTCGCAGTCTGCCAACTCCAGTTCACAGGCCGCTCAGCCCAAAACACCATCGCCTGTTAGCAACACGGACACAACAGAAGGGTCTACGCAGCAGtga
- the mtif3 gene encoding translation initiation factor IF-3, mitochondrial isoform X2 — protein MYAGCVRWMLSHTVRAACGGSPGYRIPASRFLICTERSNAAAATTWRWSPFSTAVDDAEQTPAPKKKKQDPRAHATITSVGRKIPQREIQVISETGENMGTMHRAHVLKIMDEKGLKLVVLSEHKDPPVYRLMSGKQIHEEQLRLREKQKAKAAPVQVKEVTLTSGIGTHDLTTKLKQVESWLEKKHHVRITLRSGRMHPADNLDTNLEQIVQQMEVMVGFVSKPKVIRDGQAAMCVIRPPSAKELSQMKKNKTSPSQSANSSSQAAQPKTPSPVSNTDTTEGSTQQ, from the exons ATGTATGCAGGTTGCGTGAGGTGGATGCTAAGCCACACGGTGAGAGCTGCGTGTGGAGGCAGTCCTGGCTACAGGATACCAGCATCAAGGTTCCTCATATGCACTGAAAGATCTAATGCTGCCGCCGCCACCACTTGGAGATGGTCTCCGTTCTCCACAGCGGTAGACGACGCAGAACAGACTCCTGCAccgaagaaaaaaaagcaggatcCCCGGGCACATGCCACGATCACCAGCGTCGGCCGCAAGATCCCGCAGCGTGAGATACAGGTGATCAGTGAGACAGGCGAGAACATGGGCACCATGCACCGTGCACATGTGCTCAAAATCATGGATGAGAAAGGTCTGAAATTGGTGGTGCTCAGTGAACATAAAGACCCTCCCGTGTACCGTCTGATGAGCGGCAAACAGATCCACGAGGAACAGCTgaggctgagagagaaacagaaagctAAAGCAG CCCCCGTGCAGGTGAAAGAAGTCACCCTTACATCTGGCATCGGCACTCACGACCTCACAACCAAACTGAAACAAGTGGAGAGCTGGCTGGAGAAGAAGCACCACGTTCGGATCACTCTGCGGTCGGGACGTATGCATCCCGCAGACAACCTG GACACAAATCTGGAGCAGATAGTGCAACAAATGGAGGTAATGGTGGGATTTGTTTCCAAGCCAAAAGTCATACGTGATGGTCAAGCAGCCATGTGTGTCATCCGACCACCTTCAGCCAAGGAACTGTcgcaaatgaagaaaaataagacTTCACCGTCGCAGTCTGCCAACTCCAGTTCACAGGCCGCTCAGCCCAAAACACCATCGCCTGTTAGCAACACGGACACAACAGAAGGGTCTACGCAGCAGtga
- the heca gene encoding headcase protein homolog: protein MPNQKSNKGKKSKRTNSSGDEQENGACAAATGGAAAAAAPRNERSSEVQCATPLGCSLARSIDLEKDDYQRVLCNNELCPYGNWMHLQCFYEWESSILVQFNCIGRARSWNEKQCRQNMWTKKGYDLAFRFCSCRCGQGHLKKDTDWYQVKRMQDERKKKPSERSTGRTGASGGASGPGDGLFEEPKKSKPLAGGGGGKVAHRASSQELPRRQSVDRQNSIERGAAAAAAAGGAFPLGPPQKSPCDSPGQSPPTGFSSPTAVLAAGGGAAGFRGSRQLGEFLKSAVHMDTQRKHLLVGGALSRSGGCSMGVSGGGPDGPHLSPGSVLPLPLSFALPLHHRLTSGSVGDGAHPHPVQFLRRLDLSELLTHIPRHKLNTYHVRMEDDAQAGQGEELRRFILSALSASQRNVVNCALCHRALPVFEQFPLVDGTLFLSPSRHDEIEYDVPCHLQGRLMHLYAICVDCLEGVHKIVCIKCKSRWDGSWHQLGTMYTYDILAASPCCQARLNCKHCGKPVVDVRVGMQYFSEYSNVQQCPHCGNLDYHFVKPFSSYKVLEAY from the exons AGGTCCAGTGTGCGACCCCTCTCGGCTGCAGCCTGGCCCGGTCCATTGACCTTGAGAAGGACGACTACCAGCGGGTGCTGTGCAACAACGAGCTCTGCCCTTACGGGAACTGGATGCATCTGCAGTGTTTCTACGAGTGGGAGAGCTCCATTCTTGTCCAGTTTAACTGCATCGGCCGGGCGCGCTCCTGGAACGAGAAGCAGTGCCGCCAGAACATGTGGACCAAGAAAGGCTACGACCTGGCCTTCAGGTTCTGCTCCTGCCGCTGCGGCCAGGGTCATCTGAAGAAAGACACCGACTGGTATCAGGTGAAGCGCATGCAGGATGAGCGTAAGAAGAAGCCATCTGAGAGGAGCACGGGTAGGACGGGGGCCAGTGGGGGTGCTTCGGGACCTGGGGACGGGCTTTTTGAGGAGCCCAAGAAAAGCAAGCCActggcaggaggaggaggaggtaaagTAGCTCACAGAGCGTCTAGTCAGGAGCTACCTCGCAGACAATCAGTGGACCGTCAGAACTCTATagagagaggagcagcagcagcagcagcagcaggaggagcttTTCCTCTGGGGCCTCCTCAGAAGTCTCCATGTGACTCCCCGGGACAGTCTCCTCCGACCGGCTTCTCCTCTCCTACTGCTGTCCTCGCAGCAGGAGGGGGAGCAGCAGGTTTTCGGGGTTCCCGTCAGCTGGGAGAGTTCCTCAAATCAGCTGTCCACATGGACACGCAGAGGAAACACCTTTTAGTCGGGGGAGCCCTCAGCCGGAGCGGCGGTTGCTCCATGGGAGTCTCCGGCGGTGGGCCCGATGGTCCCCATCTTTCCCCCGGGTCTGTTCTCCCCCTGCCGCTGTCCTTCGCCCTCCCACTTCACCACCGGCTCACCTCCGGCAGCGTGGGTGACGGCGCCCACCCTCACCCGGTGCAGTTCTTGAGGAGGCTGGACCTCTCGGAGCTCCTCACCCACATCCCTCGCCATAAACTCAACACCTACCACGTCCGCATGGAGGACGATGCCCAGGCAGGCCAGGGGGAAGAGCTGCGCAG GTTTATCCTGTCAGCCCTCAGTGCGAGCCAGAGAAACGTGGTCAACTGTGCGTTGTGTCACCGGGCGCTGCCTGTGTTTGAACAGTTTCCTCTGGTGGACGGGACACTGTTTCTCAGCCCCTCACGCCATGACGAGATTGAGTACGACGTCCCCTGCCACCTGCAAG GCAGGTTAATGCACCTCTATGCCATCTGTGTGGACTGTCTAGAAGGCGTCCACAAGATCGTCTGCATCAAGTGCAAGTCACGCTGGGATGGGAGCTGGCACCAACTGGGCACCATGTACACCTACGACATACTGGCTGCTTCACCGTGTTGTCAG GCTCGTCTCAACTGTAAGCACTGCGGGAAGCCGGTGGTGGACGTTCGGGTCGGGATGCAGTATTTCTCAGAGTACAGCAACGTCCAGCAGTGCCCTCACTGCGGCAACCTGGACTATCACTTTGTTAAACCTTTCTCCTCCTACAAAGTACTCGAGGCTTATTGA
- the LOC122965623 gene encoding adhesion G-protein coupled receptor G2-like — MNIIDSRDFLPSFSRSVTVSKQAFEKAFDSNVSEAFAAVLRFNNMAQDELNSTVLDDEVVAIEMGVAITNLTDKISINFRNLKYEGIPSCRSWNGEGNQPNWTDDGCETIQDGDNITCRCSHLTFFAILLAPLNETISSSDLNALTIITQVGCGLSMFFLGIVLFMHFLMRKTKASKTTWLLIHLVLAMFLLNLTFLINSFVAKMKNSVGCKIMAAFMHYFMLATFTWFAVQAFHLCLQLYTRGNISIHRYILKVSVTSWVLPSVVVIVLFILGKYGEQVIHTDNTENNEAMCWITDSDVHYIVNIGYYVMVFLFTFTTFIIMLSWLFCLKRAKAGNAQMNRNGKNIVTILGLCCMLGITWGFAFFAYGALRIPSYYIFTALNSFQGFFLFIYYYNTRQWGEINGGVNKNSDSNSSVATLNTSLDNHKNPYTNQPGKK, encoded by the exons ATGAAT ATTATAGACAGCAGAGATTTTCTGCCTTCGTTTTCAAGATCTGTTACAGTGTCAAAACAAGCTTTTGAAAAAGCTTTCGATTCGAATGTGAGTGAagcatttgcagctgttttgcGATTCAACAATATGGCTCAG GATGAGTTGAACAGCACTGTTTTAGATGATGAAGTTGTAGCAATTGAAATGGGAGTTGCTATCACCAATCTCACAGACAAAATATCCATCAATTTTCGGAACTTGAAATAc GAAGGAATTCCAAGTTGCCGATCATGGAATGGTGAAG GAAACCAGCCAAACTGGACAGATGATGGATGTGAGACAATACAAGATGGAGACAACATTACATGCCGGTGTTcgcatttgacattttttgctaTCTTATTG GCTCCCCTCAATGAAACCATCTCTAGTTCTGATTTGAACGCCCTCACCATCATCACTCAAGTTGGCTGTGGCTTGTCCATGTTCTTCCTCGGCATAGTCCTCTTCATGCACTTCCTTATGAG GAAGACCAAGGCCAGTAAGACCACCTGGCTCCTCATCCACCTCGTGTTGGCCATGTTCCTGCTTAACCTCACCTTCCTGATCAACAGCTTTGTGGCAAAAATGAAGAACTCAGTGGGTTGTAAGATCATGGCGGCGTTCATGCACTACTTCATGTTGGCCACTTTCACTTGGTTTGCTGTGCAGGCCTTCCACCTCTGCCTGCAGCTGTACACAAGGGGCAACATTTCAATCCATCGCTACATACTCAAAGTCTCCGTCACCAGCTGGG TTCTTCCGAGTGTAGTGGTGATTGTCCTGTTCATATTAGGAAAATATGGTGAACAAGTTATCCACACGgataacactgaaaataatgaagCCAT GTGCTGGATAACAGACAGTGACGTCCACTACATTGTCAACATAGGCTACTATGTTATGGTCTTCCTCTTCACCTTCACTACCTTCATCATCATGCTGTCCTGGCTCTTTTGCCTCAAGAGAGCCAAAGCAGGCAACGcacaaatgaacagaaatgGCAAAAATATTGTAACCATACTGGGACTGTGCTGCATGCTGGGCATCACATGGGGTTTTGCCTTCTTCGCCTATGGTGCCCTCCGGATCCCCTCCTACTACATTTTCACGGCCCTGAACTCTTTCCAAG gtttcttcctgttcatcTACTACTACAACACCAGACAGTGGGGAGAGATAAATGGTGGCGTGAACAAAAACTCAGACAGCAACAGCAGCGTTGCCACTCTTAACACCAGTCTAGACAACCACAAGAACCCCTACACCAACCAGCCAGGCAAAAAATAA